A stretch of the Zeugodacus cucurbitae isolate PBARC_wt_2022May chromosome 6, idZeuCucr1.2, whole genome shotgun sequence genome encodes the following:
- the LOC105217990 gene encoding eukaryotic translation initiation factor 6: MALRVQFENNDDIGVFSKLTNAYCLVAIGGSEAFYSVYESELAETIPVVHASIGGCRILGRLTVGNRNGLLVPHSTTDVELQHLRNTLPDTVKIQRVEERLSALGNVIACNDYVALVHPDLDKETEEIIGDVLKVEVFRQTIAENPLVGSYAVLSNQGGMVHPKTSIQDQDELSSLLQVPLVAGTVNRGSDVLAAGMVVNDWISFVGMSSTATEMSVIESVFKLNQAQPSTVTTKLRAALIEEMS, encoded by the coding sequence atggcaTTACGCGTGCAATTTGAGAACAACGATGACATCGGCGTTTTCAGCAAATTGACAAACGCATATTGCCTAGTAGCCATAGGCGGCTCAGAGGCTTTTTACAGTGTGTACGAATCTGAATTGGCGGAGACTATACCAGTAGTGCATGCTAGCATTGGCGGTTGCCGTATTCTTGGACGCCTCACAGTCGGTAACCGTAATGGTTTACTTGTGCCACATTCTACTACAGATGTTGAACTACAACATTTGCGCAACACATTACCCGATACGGTGAAAATACAGCGTGTGGAAGAACGTCTATCGGCATTGGGAAATGTAATCGCCTGCAATGACTATGTTGCGCTGGTGCATCCCGATCTTGACAAAGAAACTGAAGAAATTATCGGTGATGTACTAAAAGTGGAAGTATTCAGGCAAACGATAGCCGAAAACCCGCTCGTTGGTTCGTACGCAGTGCTGAGTAATCAGGGTGGCATGGTACATCCCAAAACCAGTATACAAGATCAAGATGAATTATCATCGCTTTTGCAAGTGCCATTAGTGGCGGGCACAGTAAATCGTGGCAGTGATGTGTTGGCCGCCGGCATGGTTGTAAACGATTGGATATCATTTGTGGGAATGAGTTCAACTGCCACAGAAATGTCTGTGATCGAAAGTGTGTTCAAATTAAATCAAGCACAGCCAAGCACCGTCACCACCAAATTGCGTGCCGCACTTATTGAGGAGATGTCTTAA